One Oenanthe melanoleuca isolate GR-GAL-2019-014 chromosome 3, OMel1.0, whole genome shotgun sequence DNA segment encodes these proteins:
- the HTR1B gene encoding 5-hydroxytryptamine receptor 1B: MLQPSPGADGVLPGSGPAVPLQPRRLRGRRPGGMEPAGPCRAQLGSANDSYRNCSAEEVIYQDATPLSVKIVLAVVLALVTLATVLSNAFVIATVYQTRKLHTPANYLIASLAVTDLLVSILVMPISTMYTVTGKWTLGQIVCDIWLSSDITCCTASILHLCVIALDRYWAITDAVEYSTKRTPKRAAGMIALVWIFSICISMPPLFWRQAKAEEVSHCVVNTDHVLYTVYSTVGAFYFPTLLLIALYGRIYVEARSRILKQTPKKAGKRLTRAQLITDSPGSTSSVTSINSKAPEGSSETGSPVYMNQVKVKVSDALLEKKKLTAARERKATKTLGIILGAFIVCWLPFFIISLVMPICKDACWFHMAIFDFFNWLGYLNSLINPVIYTMSNEDFKQAFHKLIRFRCTG; the protein is encoded by the coding sequence ATGCTGCAGCCCTCCCCCGGCGCCGACGGGGTCCTGCCGGGTAGCGGCCCCGCCGTGCCGCTCCAGCCCCGCCGTCTGCGGGGGCGGCGGCCGGGAGGGATGGAGCCGGCCGGCCCCTGCCGGGCGCAGTTGGGCTCCGCCAACGACTCTTACCGAAACTGTAGCGCCGAGGAAGTGATTTACCAAGATGCCACCCCCCTCTCCGTGAAGATCGTGCTCGCCGTCGTCCTGGCGCTGGTCACCCTGGCCACGGTGCTTTCCAACGCCTTTGTCATCGCCACGGTCTACCAGACGAGGAAACTCCACACGCCGGCCAACTACCTGATCGCCTCGTTGGCCGTCACCGACCTCCTCGTCTCCATCCTCGTCATGCCCATCAGCACCATGTACACTGTGACCGGCAAGTGGACGCTGGGTCAGATCGTCTGCGATATCTGGCTGTCCTCGGACATCACCTGTTGCACGGCGTCCATCCTGCACCTCTGTGTCATCGCCCTGGACCGCTACTGGGCGATCACCGACGCCGTCGAGTACTCCACGAAACGGACTCCCAAGCGGGCAGCGGGCATGATCGCGCTGGTATGGATCTTCTCCATCTGCATCTCCATGCCCCCTTTGTTTTGGCGGCAGGCGAAGGCCGAGGAAGTATCTCACTGTGTGGTGAACACGGACCACGTCCTGTACACCGTGTACTCCACAGTAGGAGCCTTCTACTTCCCCACTCTGCTGCTGATAGCCCTCTACGGGAGGATCTACGTGGAAGCCAGGTCGCGGATTTTGAAGCAGACGCCAAAGAAAGCAGGTAAAAGACTAACGCGGGCACAGTTAATTACAGACTCCCCGGGGTCGACCTCCTCCGTCACGTCCATAAACTCCAAGGCTCCCGAGGGATCCAGCGAAACGGGCTCCCCCGTGTACATGAACCAGGTGAAGGTGAAGGTCTCGGACGCCCTGCTGGAGAAAAAGAAGCTGACGGCCGCTAGAGAGCGGAAAGCTACAAAGACTTTAGGGATTATTTTAGGAGCCTTCATCGTGTGTTGGCTGCCCTTTTTCATCATCAGCTTGGTGATGCCTATTTGCAAGGACGCTTGCTGGTTCCACATGGCCATCTTTGACTTTTTCAATTGGCTTGGATATCTCAACTCCCTCATCAACCCCGTCATCTATACTATGTCTAACGAAGACTTCAAACAAGCTTTCCACAAACTCATACGTTTCCGATGCACAGGCTGA